In one Nicotiana tomentosiformis chromosome 6, ASM39032v3, whole genome shotgun sequence genomic region, the following are encoded:
- the LOC104086558 gene encoding protein NPG1, translating into MSGNESAELGQVDIDPSVRQVCANGICMQTTVVEAKLDEGNIQEAESALRDGLSLNFEEARALLGRLEYQRGNVEGALRVFDGIDLQSAIQRMQPSVTEKQPSKKGRTRSVESVPGVSQHAAGLVLEAIYLKAKSLQKLGRLTEAARECQSVLDAVEKIFDNGIPDVLVENKLQETVSHAVELLPELWKQAGCYSEAMTAYRRALLSQWNLDNDCCARIQKAFAVFLLYSGVEVCPPSLAVQIDDSYVPRNNLEEAILLFMILMRKVYLGKIKWDPSVLEHLTFALSVCSQTSVLAKQLEEVMPGVLSRIDRWRALALCYSAAGQNKTSLSLLRKSLHKDEEPDDILSLLLAAKICSEEVFLAAEGVKYAQRAITNAQGLNEHLKGVGLRMLGLCLGKQAKVATSDFERSRLQSEALKSLDGAMALENENSDLMFELGVQYAEHRNLDAALCYAKKYLDVTGGSAVRGWRLLALVLSAQQRYTEAEVVTDAALEETVKWDQGPLLRMKAKLKISQSRHMDAIETYRYLLALVQAQRKSYGPFRNAPQLEEDNVNEYEVWHGLANLYSNLSHWKDAETCLEKARALIEYSADTLHTEGVMLERQGENDKALAAYVNALLVEPNHVQCKILLGALLAKMGSKMLPLARALFSDALKIEPTNRIAWYHLGLVHRDDGRVADAADCFQAASMLEESDPIESFSSVI; encoded by the exons ATGTCTGGAAACGAATCAGCAGAATTAGGGCAGGTTGATATTGATCCATCGGTCAGGCAAGTTTGTGCAAATGGGATTTGCATGCAAACAACGGTTGTTGAAGCAAAACTTGATGAAGGAAATATTCAAGAGGCTGAATCTGCATTGCGTGATGGTTTGTCCCTCAATTTTGAG GAAGCGCGAGCTCTACTTGGAAGATTGGAATATCAAAGAGGAAATGTGGAAGGTGCTCTTAGGGTGTTTGATGGTATTGATCTCCAATCAGCCATACAGAGAATGCAGCCTTCTGTTACTGAGAAACAACCTTCTAAAAAGGGCCGCACTCGCAGCGTTGAGTCTGTGCCGGGCGTCTCACAGCATGCTGCTGGTCTGGTCCTCGAGGCCATATATTTGAAAGCAAAGTCCCTTCAGAAGCTTGGGAGACTGACTG AGGCTGCTCGTGAGTGTCAAAGTGTGCTTGATGCTGTAGAGAAGATATTCGATAATGGAATACCTGATGTACTTGTAGAGAATAAGCTGCAAGAAACCGTCAGCCATGCTGTTGAGCTCCTTCCAGAACTATGGAAGCAAGCTGGTTGCTATTCTGAAGCAATGACTGCCTACCGCCGTGCCCTCTTAAGCCAATGGAATCTCGATAATGACTGCTGTGCAAGGATTCAAAAAGCTTTTGCTGTGTTTTTGCTTTATAGTGGGGTTGAGGTATGCCCACCAAGCTTAGCTGTGCAAATTGACGATTCTTATGTACCTAGGAACAATCTGGAAGAAGCAATCCTGCTGTTTATGATTCTGATGAGAAAAGTTTACCTTGGTAAGATCAAATGGGACCCTTCAGTTTTAGAGCACCTTACATTTGCTCTGTCTGTATGCAGCCAAACCTCTGTTTTAGCTAAGCAACTTGAAGAGGTAATGCCAGGGGTACTTAGCAGGATTGACCGATGGCGAGCTTTGGCTCTTTGTTATAGTGCGGCCGGACAGAACAAAACGTCCTTAAGTCTGCTGAGGAAGTCTCTGCATAAGGATGAAGAACCTGATGACATTCTCTCATTGTTGTTGGCCGCTAAAATTTGCTCAGAGGAGGTCTTTCTTGCTGCTGAGGGAGTGAAGTATGCACAGAGGGCAATAACTAATGCACAGGGTTTAAATGAACACTTGAAAGGTGTTGGTCTCCGCATGTTAGGTCTTTGTTTGGGCAAGCAGGCCAAAGTTGCAACCTCTGATTTTGAGAGATCACGCCTTCAATCTGAGGCTTTGAAATCTTTAGATGGTGCAATGGCTTTAGAGAATGAAAATTCAGATTTGATGTTTGAGTTAGGTGTTCAATATGCAGAACACCGTAATCTGGATGCAGCTTTGTGCTATGCAAAAAAGTATCTTGATGTAACAGGAGGATCTGCTGTAAGAGGTTGGAGACTGCTTGCTTTAGTTCTTTCTGCTCAACAGCGCTATACAGAGGCTGAAGTAGTTACTGATGCGGCCTTAGAGGAGACTGTAAAGTGGGATCAAGGACCTCTGCTAAGAATGAAAGCTAAGCTAAAAATATCTCAGTCGCGGCACATGGATGCCATTGAAACTTATCGTTATCTCCTTGCACTGGTTCAAGCTCAAAGGAAATCTTATGGACCATTCAGAAATGCACCTCAG TTGGAGGAAGATAACGTAAATGAATATGAAGTTTGGCATGGCCTGGCAAACTTGTACTCTAACCTTTCACATTGGAAGGATGCAGAGACATGTTTGGAGAAAGCTAGAGCTCTTATCGAGTATTCAGCAGACACTTTGCATACAGAAG GTGTGATGCTTGAAAGACAGGGCGAAAATGACAAAGCCTTGGCTGCTTATGTAAATGCACTATTAGTAGAGCCTAATCATGTGCAATGCAAGATCTTGCTTGGTGCTTTATTGGCTAAAATGGGGTCGAAGATGTTGCCATTGGCAAGAGCATTATTCTCAGATGCATTGAAGATCGAACCTACCAATCGCATAGCTTGGTACCACTTGGGATTGGTTCATAGAGACGATGGACGGGTAGCTGATGCTGCTGATTGTTTCCAGGCAGCTTCCATGCTTGAAGAGTCTGATCCCATTGAAAGCTTTAGTTCCGTTATTTGA
- the LOC104086562 gene encoding protein DOG1-like 3, whose translation MKSSNNKNNELECLYESWMNLQHEELRELEQAAAAPKNSPKDEEKQTQLIDKIINHFQDYCNNRSRLAKKDVSPFFAPTSCTPLENSVLWIGGCRPSSFVRLIYALFCGMEIESHITQFLKGITRNGEIREFTAKQMNMVDELQNKTIREEGKLSSRLASLQEEIVDQPLISKTKKKKDGDDDVECENADEPLDKHSKYMAAIMEEADELRMKTLKEIVVILEPAQAVEYLAAAKKIRLCIQQWGKKRDHDHTN comes from the coding sequence atgaaaagttcaaacaacaaaaacaatgagCTAGAATGCTTATATGAATCTTGGATGAATCTGCAACATGAAGAACTAAGGGAACTTGAACAAGCTGCAGCAGCTCCCAAAAACAGCccaaaagatgaagaaaaacaAACTCAACTCATTGATAAAATTATAAACCATTTCCAAGACTACTGTAACAACCGTAGTCGCTTAGCCAAAAAGGATGTGTCACCATTCTTTGCACCCACCTCGTGCACCCCATTGGAGAACTCAGTCCTATGGATTGGTGGGTGCAGACCATCTTCATTCGTACGTCTCATTTACGCTCTCTTCTGCGGTATGGAAATCGAGTCTCATATTACTCAGTTTCTTAAGGGGATAACAAGAAATGGCGAAATCCGTGAGTTTACGGCGAAACAAATGAATATGGTGGACGAGTTGCAAAACAAGACGATTCGAGAAGAAGGGAAGCTCTCGTCAAGATTGGCTAGCTTGCAAGAAGAGATAGTAGACCAGCCGCTTATTAgcaagacgaagaagaagaaagatggagaTGATGATGTAGAGTGTGAGAATGCAGATGAACCGTTGGATAAACATAGCAAATACATGGCAGCTATAATGGAGGAAGCTGATGAGTTGAGGATGAAGACATTGAAAGAGATTGTGGTTATACTTGAACCTGCTCAAGCTGTGGAATACTTAGCAGCAGCTAAGAAGATTAGGCTTTGTATCCAACAATGGGGAAAGAAGAGAGATCATGATCATACCAACTAA